Below is a genomic region from Pseudazoarcus pumilus.
AGTTGCTGCTCGATCGTGTCGAGGCCCGTCACATCCACGTGCTCGCGCGGCGCGACACGCCGCTGGGCGATCTGCCCGAAGCCAGCGTGCTGCAGAAATCCGACTTCTTCCCGGCCATTCAGCGCGGGCTCGCCAGTGGCGGTGCCGCGGGCACGCTCGCCGGGCTGGTGGGTGTCGCGCTGGTACCCGGTTCGGTGGTCGTCGCCGGCGGCGCAGTGCTGGCCTCGGCCCTGTTCGGTGCCGGCATCGGCGCCTGGATCAGTGGCATGGTCGGCCTGAGCATCGGCAACAGCCAGGTCACCGAGTACGCCGAGGCGATCGAGGCGGGCCAGTTGCTGATGATGGTGGACGTGCCCAAGGCGCGCATCGAAGAGGTCGGCGAACTGGTGCGCCGCCATCATCCGGAAGTCGAATTCGAGGGCGCCGAGCCGTTGATGCCGGCCTTCCCCTGATTACGCCGTCACGGTCTGGCGTCGAGCCGCCGCACCGAGTGTTTCAGCGTCGCGAAGTCGAATGTGGCCCGGCGTCCGAGCAGACGCGGCAGGATCCACATCACGGCCACCGGTACCAGCGCCGCGACCAGGAAGGATTCGAGCAGCCAGGTCAGCGGTGCGCCCGGCGCGGGAAACAGCGTGAGGCCGGCGATCAGCCCGGCCAGCGTGGCGGCGAAGGCCGTGCGCCCGTCCAGACGCCGGTCGTAGAGGCCGTAGAACACCGGGAAGGCCGCGGCCGAACACAGCAGGTCGGCGAGCAGGAACAGGTAGAGCACGCTGTAGCCCTGCGCGGCGACGATCATCACCGGCACGGCGAGCAGCAGAACCAGCCCGCGCGCGTAGCGCATCAGGCGCTGCGGCGAGGCGTCCGGCAGCAGGCGCCGTGCGTCGACCGCGACGATGCTCGACACCGCGCTGATCGCCGTGTCCGCGCTGCTCATCACCAGTGCCAGCCCGAGCGGAATGAGCGCGATCACGAACCACTCCGGCGCGCCCGGCAGCAGGACCGCGAACAGCGCGACCGAGGCGTCGCCACCGGGTTGCAGCGCGACCCACGCGAGCCCGAACAGTCCGGTCAGGAAGATGAAGGGTGCCGCCAGCAGGCCGCCGATGAGAAAGCCGGTGGTAAGCGTGCGCGCGTCGCGCGCCGAGTACACGCGCTGCCAGTTGCCCTGGTGGAACAGGCCGGTGAGCAGGATGGCGACGAAGAAGGTCGCGCCGGCCCTGAGGCCGTCGATGCTCAGCGGGTCGAGCAGATGCGGCGCCTCGGCCTGCAGGCGCTCGATCACCGGTGCCGCGCCGCCGACCGCGCGCCAGCCCAGCACCATCA
It encodes:
- a CDS encoding DUF1269 domain-containing protein; this translates as MRRIYFLVPDLPTAEAIVDELLLDRVEARHIHVLARRDTPLGDLPEASVLQKSDFFPAIQRGLASGGAAGTLAGLVGVALVPGSVVVAGGAVLASALFGAGIGAWISGMVGLSIGNSQVTEYAEAIEAGQLLMMVDVPKARIEEVGELVRRHHPEVEFEGAEPLMPAFP
- a CDS encoding sodium:solute symporter family transporter → MFDPTTTLLWLAAFSACFALAGIAYSRRHRPDIEDYVVARNSQGRVATVLTLLASSLGAWILFAPAQAATWGGIAAVTGYALGAMSPRIAMIPLGRRMRALIPAGHTLTEFLIVRYGRPMYGLTLAIMLFYLFIALSAEITAMARLVTLVAPVPLWLTAAIVMGATLLYTSVGGLRSSIFTDKVQTLVILPLLLTLMVLGWRAVGGAAPVIERLQAEAPHLLDPLSIDGLRAGATFFVAILLTGLFHQGNWQRVYSARDARTLTTGFLIGGLLAAPFIFLTGLFGLAWVALQPGGDASVALFAVLLPGAPEWFVIALIPLGLALVMSSADTAISAVSSIVAVDARRLLPDASPQRLMRYARGLVLLLAVPVMIVAAQGYSVLYLFLLADLLCSAAAFPVFYGLYDRRLDGRTAFAATLAGLIAGLTLFPAPGAPLTWLLESFLVAALVPVAVMWILPRLLGRRATFDFATLKHSVRRLDARP